A stretch of the Nicotiana tabacum cultivar K326 chromosome 6, ASM71507v2, whole genome shotgun sequence genome encodes the following:
- the LOC107827535 gene encoding MICOS complex subunit MIC10-like — protein sequence MAEEKKQEQAIVPPPQYNLDAKWDACLDLGVRRFAYFSLIGGFAGLLLFRSPVTRWASTAFGAGTGLGSAYTECSQKFGGYPGKLTANVSEAPITKDGEH from the exons ATGGCAGAAGAGAAGAAGCAAGAACAAGCAATTGTACCACCTCCACAATACAATTTGGACGCAAAGTGGGACGCTTGTCTTGATTTGGGCGTTCGCCGTTTCGCTTACTTTTCCTTAATCGGTGGATTTGCTGGTCTTCTCCTCTTCC GGAGTCCTGTGACACGCTGGGCATCAACGGCATTTGGTGCTGGGACAGGTCTAGGATCTGCATACACGGAATGCTCTCAGAAATTTGGTGGATATCCTGGAAAATTAACTGCTAATGTTTCTGAGGCTCCTATCACCAAG GATGGGGAGCACTGA